The proteins below come from a single Miscanthus floridulus cultivar M001 chromosome 1, ASM1932011v1, whole genome shotgun sequence genomic window:
- the LOC136552559 gene encoding serine/threonine-protein kinase EDR1-like isoform X4: MKSLFKSKIRWQHRSNDPASPAGQPPQQASGPPSPSPASSPSGTATAPAPALSVSTAASSSPPSAAATPTGAAAAAPAPAGAVAGTGAGGEDYISSEEEFQMQLAMALSASSNGNCVGDLDGEQIRKAKLMSLDRFAAHRDETHTAELLSRRYWDYNFLDYHEKVIDGFYDIFGSSMESSRQGKMPSLADLQTGIGDLGFEVIVVNRAIDSTLQEMEQVAQCILLDFPVANIALLVQRIAELVTDNMGGPVKDANDMLARWLEKSTELRTSLQTSLLPIGCIKIGLSRHRALLFKILADSVGIPCKLVKGSNYTGGDDDDAINIIKMDNEREFLVDLMAAPGALIPADILSWKGNSLNSNKKLALNQTAGSSSPVDANMDPTVLPLEPKGGQLPLFGSGDWISDSGSGYEAAETAASTQASSGVTSSVPAGSVFDSSWMLVNHEQSDGPSTSAGTSSQQKVVPQNKHQRNLNRLPDLQEIPESNNLFADLNPFGDMKSKKTSVPFKGPDHRNNELQKRRENIVPNAERPQQRLVMKNWSPYNDVSNNKQYNYVEDSFAHRNVGNNAASSSSQMPRSAARSNLNSGLRNDASYHNYDSIMAGTSAMKITSTAETGKVPERVLCGDLDKGQTNYRLEDQHVVVQPPQERLPWVNPAEGRVPIQSQAKQHIENMAVKQDHKKLLPDPKKSPLDRFMDTSLPSRNMDMRSQRLDFDDVSECEIPWEDLVIGERIGLGSYGEVYRADWNGTEVAVKKFLDQDFYGDALDEFRSEVRIMRRLRHPNIVLFMGAVTRPPNLSIVSEYLPRCLGSCNSGVAKCYIRFTPSDSYKKPEEVFGDSLLVHDFVLV, translated from the exons atgaagagcctgttCAAGAGTAAGATCAGGTGGCAGCACCGGTCCAACGACCCCGCGTCCCCGGCGGGGCAGCCGCCGCAGCAGGCGTCGggcccgccgtcgccgtcgcccgcgAGCTCCCCGTCGGGGACGgcgacggcgccggcgccggcgctctCCGTCTCGACGGCGGCCTCCTCCTCGCCCCCCTCCGCGGCCGCCACGCCCACgggcgctgctgctgcggcgcccgcgcccgcgggGGCTGTAGCGGGAACGGGAGCCGGAGGGGAGGACTACATATCGTCCGAGGAGGAGTTCCAGATGCAGCTGGCCATGGCGCTGTCCGCGTCTTCCAACGGCAATTGCGTGGGGGACCTGGACGGGGAGCAGATCAGGAAGGCCAAGCTCATGAGCCTCGATCGCTTCGCCGCCCACCGGGACGAGACCCACACCGCGGAGTTGCTCTCCCGCCGATACTGG GACTATAACTTTCTTGATTATCATGAGAAAGTTATTGATGGCTTCTATGACATCTTTGGCTCCTCTATGGAATCCTCTAGGCAGGGGAAGATGCCATCATTAGCAGATCTCCAAACAGGCATAGGGGACCTAGGCTTTGAAGTCATTGTAGTAAACCGAGCCATTGATAGTACCTTGCAGGAGATGGAGCAAGTGGCACAGTGCATCCTGTTGGACTTCCCTGTTGCCAATATTGCACTCTTAGTGCAAAGAATAGCTGAGCTTGTTACAGATAATATGGGTGGACCTGTCAAAGATGCTAACGACATGCTCGCAAGGTGGCTGGAGAAGAGTACTGAGCTGAGAACCTCGCTACAAACAAGTTTGTTGCCTATTGGTTGCATCAAGATAGGGCTATCACGTCACCGTGCCCTACTTTTCAAG ATCCTTGCAGATAGTGTTGGGATTCCATGCAAACTTGTCAAAGGGAGCAATTATACTGGTGGTGATGATGACGATGCTATAAACATAATTAAGATGGACAATGAAAG GGAGTTTTTGGTTGATCTGATGGCTGCTCCTGGTGCTCTTATCCCAGCAGATATCTTAAGTTGGAAAGGCAATTCGTTAAATTCTAATAAAAAACTCGCCCTGAATCAAACAGCTGGATCATCGAGTCCTGTTGATGCTAATATGGATCCTACTGTATTGCCACTTGAACCTAAAGGTGGCCAACTGCCTTTGTTTGGCAGTGGTGATTGGATATCAGACAGTGGTTCTGGATATGAGGCAGCAGAAACTGCAGCTTCTACTCAAGCCTCTTCGGGTGTCACATCATCTGTTCCTGCTGGAAGTGTTTTTGACAGTTCATGGATGCTGGTTAATCATGAACAATCAGATGGACCATCAACTTCTGCTGGTACATCATCCCAGCAGAAAGTTGTACCTCAAAACAAACATCAGCGGAATTTAAATCGCCTTCCAGATTTGCAGGAAATTCCAGAGTCAAATAACCTTTTTGCTGACCTTAATCCTTTTGGGGATATGAAGTCCAAGAAAACTTCAGTACCATTCAAAGGACCAGATCATAGGAACAATGAGTTGCAAAAGCGCAGAGAGAACATAGTCCCTAATGCTGAAAGGCCACAGCAGCGGTTAGTTATGAAGAATTGGTCTCCTTACAATGATGTTTCCAACAACAAACAGTACAATTATGTCGAGGATTCGTTTGCTCATAGAAATGTTGGCAATAATgctgcatcatcatcatcccagaTGCCACGATCAGCCGCAAGGTCTAATCTTAATTCTGGATTGCGTAATGATGCATCATATCATAATTATGATAGTATTATGGCTGGTACCTCTGCCATGAAGATTACATCTACAGCTGAGACTGGGAAGGTTCCTGAAAGGGTTCTGTGTGGTGATTTGGACAAAGGTCAAACAAATTATAGACTGGAGGATCAACATGTCGTAGTTCAACCACCACAGGAAAGACTTCCATGGGTTAATCCTGCAGAAGGAAGAGTTCCAATTCAGAGTCAAGCAAAACAACATATTGAAAACATGGCTGTAAAGCAAGACCATAAGAAATTGCTCCCTGATCCAAAAAAATCTCCCCTTGACAGATTCATGGACACGTCATTGCCATCAAGAAACATGGACATGAGGTCACAGAGGCTTGACTTTGATGATGTGTCTGAGTGCGAAATTCCTTGGGAAGATCTTGTGATTGGTGAAAGGATTGGCTTAG GTTCATATGGAGAGGTTTACCGTGCTGACTGGAATGGAACA GAAGTAGCTGTAAAAAAATTCTTGGATCAAGATTTCTATGGTGATGCTCTGGATGAGTTTAGGAGTGAA GTCCGAATTATGCGTCGGCTGCGCCATCCAAATATTGTTCTCTTTATGGGTGCTGTTACACGCCCTCCGAACTTATCTATTGTATCTGAATATCTTCCAAG ATGTCTAGGTTCTTGCAATTCTGGAGTTGCTAAATGCTACATAAGATTCACACCCTCAGATTCATACAAAAAACCTGAAGAGGTGTTTGGTGATTCATTGTTGGTTCATGATTTTGTCCTTGTTTAG